A window from Branchiostoma floridae strain S238N-H82 chromosome 16, Bfl_VNyyK, whole genome shotgun sequence encodes these proteins:
- the LOC118403316 gene encoding nucleolar GTP-binding protein 1-like → MAASYNFKKITVVPSATDFVDIVLSKTQRKTPTVIHKQYAIARIRQFYMRKVRYTQQNYHDKLSQILDDFPKLEDIHPFYADLMNVLYDKDHYKLALGQINMARHLIDNVAKDYVRLLKYGDSLYRCKTLKRAALGRMCTVMKRQKQSLEYLEQVRQHLSRLPTIDPNTRTLLICGFPNVGKSSFINTITRADVEVQPYAFTTKSLYVGHTDYRYLRWQVIDTPGILDHSLEERNTIEMQAITALAHLRAAVLYVMDISEQCGHNLHQQVELFNNIKPLFANKPLMIVTNKIDVIRREELSEENEALLADLEKEGIPIVPMSTLSGEGVMEVKNKACDQLLAYRVENKMRSKKVNSVLNRLHLSVPQQRDEKVRPPCIPEAVLQRKAAMDTDKPKKKTERDLELELEEDYVFDMKKRYDLKNAEDKYDPIPELWEGKNVADYIDADIMKKLEDLEKEEEMREAAGEYDSDMSDEDEETREIRSMAAKIRKKKKLIKMESDVRRKVQKPTLPRVARKDYNASEFKSQMEELGVDMADKDNAHFKRARSKTPTGLKRKREASTEAGSRARSRSVPAGKVPRDQSGIRDPQTQQKVKVIAKNAQKKMNQFGKAGESDRFIGTKMPKHLFAGKRKQGKTQRR, encoded by the exons ATGGCTGCTTCGTACAATTTCAAGAAGATCACGGTGGTTCCGTCGGCTACG GATTTTGTGGACATAGTCCTGTCCAAGACTCAGCGAAAGACGCCGACAGTCATCCACAAGCAGTATGCCATCGCTCGGATTCGCCAGTTCTACATGCGCAAAGTCCGCTACACGCAGCAGAACTATCACGACAAACTCTCCCAGATCCTGGATGACTTTCCCAAGCTTGAG GATATCCACCCGTTCTATGCAGACCTGATGAACGTGCTGTATGACAAGGATCACTACAAACTGGCCCTGGGACAGATCAACATGGCCAGGCATCTCATAGACAA TGTTGCCAAAGACTATGTGCGACTCCTGAAGTACGGAGACTCCCTGTACCGGTGTAAGACCCTGAAGCGTGCTGCCCTGGGGAGGATGTGTACTGTCATGAAGAGGCAGAAACAGAGTCTGGAGTATCTAGAACAAG TGCGTCAGCATTTGTCCCGTCTTCCCACAATTGACCCCAACACCAGGACTCTCCTCATCTGTGG TTTCCCCAACGTTGGGAAGTCGAGTTTCATTAACACCATCACCAGGGCAGATGTGGAGGTCCAGCCGTACGCTTTCACCACCAAGTCTCTGTATGTGGGACACACCGACTACAGGTACCTCCGCTGGCAG GTGATCGACACCCCAGGAATCCTGGACCACTCCCTGGAGGAGAGGAACACTATAGAGATGCAGGCCATCACTGCACTGGCACATCTCAGGGCTGCTGTACTGTATGTCATGGACATCTCTGAACAATGTGGGCACAACCTGCACcaacag GTGGAACTTTTTAACAACATCAAACCACTGTTTGCCAACAAG CCTCTGATGATCGTTACCAACAAGATCGATGTCATCAGACGAGAGGAGCTCAGCGAAGAGAATGAG GCCCTCCTGGCAGACTTGGAGAAGGAAGGCATCCCTATAGTTCCCATGAGCACTCTGTCTGGGGAAGGGGTCATGGAGGTCAAGaacaag GCCTGTGACCAGCTGCTTGCCTACAGAGTGGAGAACAAGATGAGAAGTAAGAAGGTGAACTCTGTCCTGAACCGCCTGCACCTGTCAGTACCGCAGCAGAGAGACGAGAAAGTGCGCCCGCCCTGTATCCCCGAGGCCGTCCTACAGCGCAAGGCTGCCATGGATACCGACAAACCCAAGAAGAAAACG GAAAGAGACCTGGAACTGGAGTTGGAAGAAGACTATGTCTTTGATATGAAGA AACGCTATGATCTCAAGAACGCAGAAGATAAATATGACCCCATCCCTGAGTTGTGGGAAGGGAAGAACGTTGCTGACTACATCGATGCTGACATCATGAAG AAACTGGAAGATCTTGAGAAGGAAGAGGAGATGAGAGAGGCAGCGGGAGAATATGACTCTGATATG tcagatgaagatgaagagacGAGAGAGATCAGGAGCATGGCAGCCAA AATTCGTAAGAAGAAGAAGCTGATCAAGATGGAGTCAGATGTACGCAGGAAGGTGCAGAAACCAACTCTGCCCAGGGTGGCCAGGAAG GACTACAATGCAAGTGAGTTCAAGTCACAGATGGAAGAACTAGGGGTGGACATggcagacaaggacaat GCCCACTTCAAGCGAGCCCGCAGTAAGACTCCCACAGGCTTGAAGAGGAAACGTGAAGCCTCAACGGAGGCTGGGAGCCGGGCTAGGAGCAGGAGCGTTCCTGCTGGGAAGGTACCCAGAGACCAGTCTGGAATCAGGGATCCACAG ACTCAACAGAAGGTCAAGGTGATCGCTAAGAACGCCCAGAAGAAGATGAACCAGTTTGGGAAGGCTGGCGAGTCCGACCGGTTCATCGGAACCAAGATGCCCAAACATCTGTTTGCCGGGAAAAGGAAGCAGGGCAAGACACAGAGGAGATAA
- the LOC118403315 gene encoding kelch-like protein 40a, whose product METRTLEMLQHQSCDLLEGLKQLLDDGMLTDVTLRVQTWRFACHRVVLAASSPYFRAMFAHDLEESKQDVITLQDVDPMALGMIILYMYTSKLYISEDNVQDLLVTANILGISRVYGACVQFMSAHITVNNCCGVFQFGSWLNIEDLIKKAKECICDGYPEVCKGAEFVNMPLSCLIDILSDDSLNVEEEETVYESVLTWVRHDLVTRGHHLGDLLKHVRLAIVPKEYFEEVIAKDKLVLESDLGQELILKVKDHHKMLEKEKQRVEMEQSEAVCDNDCVAVLQGPCLPGSGQGSQNDELSLWNILPFAETATDNSLIELNTSVRFGMYVEDLLSFIDGRNPPTYFNPVQHKFYLSHNREGGEVTRRKCHNNAAICTPDNEVYVAGGVNVRTGGSRREQTQCEPDFHVYDPQQGAWMERKRMTTARCMFSMGCAGGKIYAVGGRAHFTYAKCTCTVEAYNIQNDSWEYVIPMPFKLCSHAVVSARDRIFVLGGTDEKDQVHDSTLTYDAESETWSELAPMGTARCEFGAAVIGEEIYVVGGISPQGLLCSAEVYDIRRDRWRYLPDFPQDRKSIKLAVLGGQLYACGGQVIVHRPQGTWSLRNAHDLWRYDRRNQRWESVVDSIPFSTTSVCVTSKVSIKHLHTQED is encoded by the exons ATGGAGACGAGGACCCTGGAGATGCTGCAGCACCAGTCATGTGACCTGCTGGAGGGTCTGAAGCAGCTGCTGGATGATGGGATGCTCACGGACGTCACCCTGCGTGTGCAGACCTGGAGGTTCGCCTGCCATCGGGTGGTGCTGGCAGCCAGCAGCCCGTATTTCAG ggCAATGTTTGCACATGACCTTGAGGAGAGCAAACAAGATGTCATCACCCTGCAGGATGTTGACCCCATGGCACTGGGAATGATcatcctgtacatgtacacctccAAACTGTACATATCAGAAGACAACGTACAGGACCTGCTCGTCACCGCCAATATACTCGGTATATCTCGTGTTTACGGTGCCTGCGTACAGTTTATGTCGGCCCACATCACCGTAAACAACTGTTGCGGCGTATTCCAGTTCGGAAGCTGGTTAAACATCGAGGATTTAATCAAGAAGGCGAAAGAGTGCATCTGCGATGGCTACCCGGAAGTCTGTAAGGGGGCGGAGTTTGTGAACATGCCTCTTTCCTGTTTGATTGACATTCTGTCAGACGACAGTTTGAATGTTGAGGAGGAGGAGACTGTGTATGAAAGCGTCCTAACCTGGGTGAGACATGACCTCGTTACTAGGGGTCATCACCTTGGTGATTTGCTCAAACATGTCCGTCTTGCCATTGTTCCTAAGGAATACTTTGAAGAGGTCATTGCCAAGGACAAGTTGGTGCTGGAGTCTGACCTTGGACAGGAGCTGATCCTGAAGGTCAAAGACCATCATAAAATGTTAGAAAAGGAGAAACAAAGAGTAGAAATGGAACAATCTGAGGCTGTTTGTGACAATGATTGTGTTGCTGTTTTACAAGGACCTTGCCTCCCAGGGTCTGGCCAGGGCTCTCAAAATGATGAACTATCATTGTGGAACATTTTACCATTTGCTGAAACAGCCACTGATAATAGTCTTATTGAACTTAACACTTCAGTGAGATTTGGCATGTATGTTGAAGACTTGTTATCTTTCATTGACGGACGGAACCCACCGACGTACTTCAACCCTGTTCAACACAAGTTTTACCTGAGCCATAACAGGGAGGGTGGTGAAGTGACAAGGCGGAAGTGTCACAACAATGCTGCAATTTGTACGCCCGATAACGAAGTGTACGTGGCCGGTGGGGTGAATGTGAGAACGGGAGGGTCGCGCCGGGAACAGACTCAGTGTGAGCCTGACTTTCATGTCTACGATCCGCAGCAAGGGGCATGGATGGAGAGGAAAAG GATGACCACAGCACGGTGCATGTTCTCTATGGGGTGTGCGGGAGGCAAGATTTACGCTGTCGGGGGACGAGCACACTTCACCTACGCCAAGTGTACCTGTACCGTAGAGGCGTACAACATACAGAACGACAG CTGGGAGTATGTGATCCCGATGCCGTTCAAACTGTGTTCACATGCAGTCGTGTCTGCTCGGGACAGGATCTTTGTTCTGGGTGGGACAGATGAAAAAGATCAG GTTCATGATTCGACCTTGACCTATGACGCTGAGTCAGAGACCTGGAGTGAGCTTGCTCCAATGGGAACGGCGCGATGCGAGTTCGGAGCAGCGGTGATTGGGGAAGAAATCTACGTAGTTGGTGGGATCTCTCCACAGGGGCTGCTCTGTTCTGCAGAGGTGTACGACATCAGGAGGGACAG ATGGCGGTACCTCCCAGACTTCCCCCAGGACAGGAAGTCCATCAAACTGGCAGTACTGGGGGGTCAGCTGTACGCCTGTGGAGGTCAGGTCATAGTTCATAGGCCACAGGGCACCTGGTCGCTACGGAATGCTCATGACCTCTGGAG GTACGACCGCAGGAACCAGCGCTGGGAGTCTGTGGTGGACAGTATCCCCTTCTCCACTACTAGTGTCTGTGTCACCTCCAAAGTTAGCATTAAACACCTGCATACTCAGGAAGATTAA
- the LOC118403328 gene encoding transmembrane and ubiquitin-like domain-containing protein 1, with protein MALIEGVDDEITLIVAVLVIAVTLTAAWFSTYVAERPIPTERVGHLQTLHERIQGVVGETAAVATEGRTSDVESLPLRGENVGGHVEPPEPPPQGSVENIQAEEQPGNSTSDPSQDAVEVNSQESSDKSHDALQGSSDSEPVQSSNSPTDHSQSSEPPSETQSPTEDEKTCENSNSPTKTTPQKKGDSKSAAGPSVCTRTSSESGSSMGHDPLLGAGVRGQEQIEPGEGEIAIRLKFLNDQERVVYAKPEETISEFRRRFFHEEVQADHLVRFIYHGQVLVENHTLSSYGLNNNCVVHCQVTHESSPSQSTVELLPETEALDVGNFVAPLFGLIVSLVWYVKLQYPHLFNPTTSIALAAVTLLFLLGVIALYRTDRDEVQGSRGHGGERLQPVNGHE; from the exons ATGGCGCTCATTGAGGGAGTGGATGATGAGATCACGCTCATCGTGGCGGTTCTCGTTATCGCTGTAACGCTCACCGCAGCCTGGTTCTCTACGTACGTCGCCGAGCGACCCATCCCCACCGAACGGGTCGGCCATCTCCAGACCCTACACGAGAGGATACAGGGCGTCGTCGGGGAAACCGCTGCCGTGGCAACGGAAGGGAGGACTAGCGATGTTGAAAGCCTGCCCCTGAGGGGAGAGAATGTGGGTGGGCACGTGGAGCCGCCCGAACCCCCACCCCAGGGGAGCGTGGAGAACATACAAGCAGAAGAGCAGCCTGGGAATTCTACGTCTGACCCTTCCCAGGATGCAGTGGAAGTAAACTCACAGGAGAGCAGCGACAAATCCCATGATGCCTTGCAAGGGTCCTCCGATTCTGAACCAGTGCAATCCAGTAATAGTCCCACAGATCATTCCCAGAGTTCCGAGCCCCCCAGTGAAACACAATCCCCCACGGAAGATGAAAAGACTTGTGAGAACTCAAATTCTCCCACAAAAACAACACCCCAAAAGAAGGGTGACTCTAAGTCGGCGGCTGGTCCCAGCGTCTGTACCCGCACCAGTAGTGAGTCAGGGTCATCCATGGGTCATGACCCTCTACTGGGGgcgggggtcagaggtcaggagCAGATTGAACCGGGGGAGGGGGAAATCGCCATCCGACTAAAATTCCTCAACGACCAGGAACGGGTCGTGTACGCCAAACCAGAGGAGACAATATCGGAGTTCAGACG GCGTTTCTTTCACGAGGAGGTGCAGGCCGACCATCTGGTCCGCTTCATCTACCACGGGCAGGTCCTAGTCGAGAACCACACGCTGTCGTCCTACGGGCTCAACAACAACTGTGTGGTTCACTGCCAGGTAACGCACGAGAGCTCTCCTTCCCAGAGCACCGTGGAACTCCTGCCCGAGACGGAAGCGTTGGACGTCGGGAACTTTGTCGCGCCGCTTTTCGGACTAATCGTATCACTGGTATGGTACGTGAAGCTTCAGTACCCCCATCTGTTCAACCCGACGACGAGCATAGCCCTGGCGGCAGTGACCTTGCTGTTCCTCTTGGGGGTCATAGCCTTGTACCGCACAGACAGGGATGAAGTTCAAGGGTCAAGAGGTCATGGGGGTGAAAGGTTACAGCCTGTGAATGGCCACGAGTAA